From a single Bacillus sp. NEB1478 genomic region:
- a CDS encoding SAM-dependent methyltransferase, whose translation MSLQTIFKERLDKNMYLTMEKYMELALYHPDFGYYMNHQEKIGKKGDFYTSSSVSEVFGEVWAKVFVRSIKAHKLDPIVVEFGGGNGNFAKQVLQTWKREEYGESLSYIIVEKSPYHRELLKEKLKKLPVTIISTLDDLIKEFPLFKGIVFANEVLDAFPLRIFQNRRDNWFEKTVWFNQADNRFKFQYVKTETSLFKQLNSIFNSRPMHFDLEVSFQMLEWLEDVYRWVKEDSLLFFVDYGYINEQWSMESLKEGSIRGYFRHQLVNDPLSNTGEMDITYHVDWDQVIKTASMNNIETIALHSQGDFLLQEGLLKFLTNSVQRDPFSMEHKRNRAIRTFLLDHSLAGGFQVLQQKKRSVN comes from the coding sequence GTGTCACTCCAAACGATTTTTAAAGAACGGTTAGATAAAAATATGTACTTAACGATGGAAAAATATATGGAGCTCGCACTTTATCATCCTGATTTTGGGTATTATATGAACCATCAAGAGAAAATCGGAAAAAAAGGAGATTTTTATACATCCAGTTCAGTTTCTGAAGTCTTTGGTGAAGTGTGGGCAAAAGTTTTTGTAAGAAGTATTAAAGCCCATAAATTAGATCCAATTGTTGTCGAATTTGGCGGAGGAAACGGGAATTTCGCGAAACAAGTGCTGCAGACATGGAAAAGAGAAGAGTATGGTGAGTCATTATCTTATATCATTGTTGAGAAAAGTCCTTATCACCGTGAACTTTTAAAAGAGAAACTAAAGAAACTGCCCGTTACTATCATTAGCACATTGGATGATTTGATAAAGGAATTTCCATTATTCAAAGGAATTGTTTTTGCGAATGAAGTTTTAGATGCATTTCCGCTGCGAATATTTCAAAACAGAAGAGACAACTGGTTTGAGAAAACAGTATGGTTTAATCAAGCTGATAATCGTTTTAAATTTCAATATGTAAAGACGGAAACCAGTCTTTTTAAGCAATTAAATAGTATATTCAATTCCAGACCGATGCATTTTGACCTCGAAGTTTCTTTTCAAATGCTTGAGTGGCTAGAGGATGTGTATCGATGGGTGAAAGAAGATTCTTTATTGTTCTTTGTAGATTATGGATACATAAACGAACAATGGAGTATGGAAAGCTTAAAAGAAGGAAGTATAAGAGGTTACTTTCGTCATCAATTAGTAAATGACCCATTATCAAATACTGGTGAGATGGATATAACTTATCATGTCGATTGGGATCAAGTAATAAAAACAGCAAGTATGAATAATATTGAGACGATTGCGCTGCATTCACAAGGAGATTTCTTATTACAAGAAGGTTTGCTAAAATTTTTGACGAACTCTGTTCAAAGGGACCCTTTTTCTATGGAGCACAAGAGAAACAGGGCGATTCGTACTTTTCTTCTTGATCATTCACTTGCTGGCGGTTTTCAAGTTCTCCAACAAAAAAAACGGTCCGTTAACTAG
- a CDS encoding DUF2626 domain-containing protein, producing the protein MSRMYKVLGFWTGIIGVMAYLGDLQDMALLFLGQTIMFVSLGYLNLSERMYIYIFGAYLTVFFVGFTYWSTFMMTPGAGGGH; encoded by the coding sequence ATGTCAAGAATGTACAAAGTGTTGGGCTTTTGGACAGGAATTATCGGTGTCATGGCTTATCTTGGAGATTTGCAAGACATGGCGTTATTGTTCTTAGGACAAACCATTATGTTCGTTTCATTAGGTTATTTGAACTTATCTGAACGTATGTATATTTATATCTTTGGTGCGTATTTAACAGTTTTCTTTGTAGGTTTTACATACTGGTCAACATTTATGATGACTCCTGGTGCTGGCGGAGGCCACTAA
- a CDS encoding Spx/MgsR family RNA polymerase-binding regulatory protein, with the protein MNSITFYTYPSCTSCRKAKMWLKQNKVTFDERHLFKDTPSVEELREILKLTKAGTEEILAKRSQSFKSLKVDIDELSTNEMLQLLVDNPKLLKRPIVTDGTKLIAGYSPGEMKKLCRKKEKEHISSHVS; encoded by the coding sequence ATGAATTCAATAACCTTTTACACATATCCTAGCTGCACATCTTGTCGGAAGGCTAAAATGTGGCTTAAACAAAATAAAGTAACATTTGATGAGAGACACTTGTTTAAAGACACTCCATCGGTTGAAGAATTAAGAGAAATATTAAAATTAACGAAAGCCGGAACAGAAGAAATCTTAGCTAAAAGAAGCCAATCGTTTAAATCTTTAAAAGTAGATATTGATGAGCTATCAACGAACGAAATGCTTCAATTGTTGGTTGATAACCCTAAATTGTTGAAACGCCCCATCGTTACAGATGGTACAAAATTAATTGCAGGGTATAGTCCTGGTGAGATGAAGAAGCTTTGCAGGAAAAAAGAAAAAGAACACATTTCAAGTCATGTGTCCTGA